The DNA region CCAGGGCTGCCGGGTCGTGGCTATCTCCTTCCAGCCCCGCAGCTTCGACCAGGGCTCGTTCCTTGGGGCCTGCCGCCAGGGGAGCGGGGAGGGCACCCTCCTCGTCCAGCGCCCCGGCCAGAGCCAGGCGAACCAGCGCCTCTGCGGCCTGGAGCTTATACAGCCGCTGCGCAATCGCCTCCAGGTGCGAGCCCCGCCCTTTCCCGAGCCGGGCCTGGGCCGCCTGGCATTGTCGAAAGATGATCCCGCTCAAAATCCAGGCTTTGTGCCAGGTTTCCATCTCTTCGCTCCTTGACCTTACGCTTCGGTTTTTGCCGCCAACTCCTGTTTCGAGGTTAGGCTTATTTTCGAGTTCTTTTTGCGATGAGCCCTCCCCACTCCCGCAGGATGCCCCAGGCTTCCTCGTCTCCCGCTTCCCAGGCTCGCTCGGGGTCGCCGCCGTAGCGCCGGTAGGCCCGCAGGGCGTAGTCGGGGATGGGGATGCGGTCGTTGGGGTCTACTTTGAGGGAGGGGTGCTGGTGTTCAATGCGGGCCCCCCATTCCGCCAGCCAGGGGCTTTGCGCCCAGTAGGCGGCCATCTCCTCGAGGGTGGGAAGCCCCGCCCAGCGCTGGTAGTCGGCCAGGGCCTCGGGGGGGATGGGCTCGTTCAACCACTCCTGGCGGCGGCGCTCCTCCTCGGCCTGGGCCAGGGCTTCTCCGGCCCATTCCAGCGGCAGATAGTAGATGCCTTCCCCGGCGGGCGTCAGGGTGTCCGGCCCCAGCACCTCCTGGCCGGAAGGAAGCAGCCGATACTTGGCCCGGCACAGATCGCCGTTGGCCCAGACCTGCTCGGCGGGTACGTGGTCTACGGGACAGGCCGCCAGCACTGCCTCCCGTCGGGCCTGGCGCTGGGCCTCTTCCGCCTCCTGATGAGCCCGGTAAGCCTCGACCAGGGGGATGAGTTCAGGGTGGGTGGAAAGCAGAACGTACACACTTCTCCCGTTCACCGTAAAGCGTACCGCCGGGCCTTGGGGGTGCAGGGCGGGCACGCCGTGGCGCAGGTCGCGCTGGCTGAGGGCGGGCAGTTCGTGGGGTTTGAGCGTATAGCGAATTTCCATGTGCTTTCCTTCGTACTTCCCCTGGCCGTGAGGCCCCCTATAGCAGCCCCAGCCGCTTCCACCCCGCCGCTCCCCGCTCCTCGTCCGGGAGATGCAGGTAGATGCCCACCGCGTCGATCAGGGCCCAGAGTTCCCCCACCCCCAGGCTCCGCACCCGCTGCAAAAAGTCCGCGCAGTCCTCGATGCCCCCCGCTGCGCACAGTTCCTCGTAGCGCACGCTCTCCTCCACGCTCTCGGGGGCCAGCACGAAAAGCTGCGGGTGCTCGATCTCGGCCATGCTTTGCAGGGCGAAGGCCAGGGCCTCCAGTTCGTTCGCCCCAAAGCGGCCCCGCAGACGGCGACGGGCCTCCGCCAGCAGGGCGTAGTACCGTTCCAGATCGCGGCTGGCCACGGCGGTGGGGCCGTAGCCTTTCCGCGTGCGTTCCCGGAGGCTCCTTCCTGCGAAGGAGTCGGGTAGAAACGCCGAACCCACACGTATCATAAACTTCCCCCTCTAGAAGTCATCTATAAGTATTATAGATGAAAGCAGGGCTGGGGTCAAGAACCCAGGAGTCAAAAACCGTCGAGAGGGGCGGCGGCACCCCTCTCGCGCGGGTACGGGCCTGGCCCGGCCCACCGTCCTGCCCGCCCTCAGGGCAGCATGCAACTCTCCTCTTGTTCCATTCTAGGGGCTCTACCGGGGACTCTCGGGAGTTTCTGAGAGAACCGGGGCGGGCGAGCGGGCCACCACCACCCAGGTCCCCCCGATCAGGTCGTGCAGGGCCCGCTTCTCCGGGTGGAAGACCGCCACCAGGTAACCCAGGTACAGCGGCAGGGCGGAAAGGATCTTCCCCAGAACCTCCCGCATCGCCGCCGGGCCATAGCCGGGGGCCCGGCCCTGGGCGTTGATCACCTTGATCCCCATCAGGCGCTTCCCCAGCGTCTGGCCGGAGCACGCGGTGGGAAGCACGAAGTAGGCCAGGTAGATCTAAAATTGCAGTCCGTAGCGCAGCCCGAAGCGCACCCCGCCCGCGCTGTCGCTGCCGTAGCTCACCTCACCGCTCTCCCATCCCAGGCGCAGCCCCACCCAGCCCAGGCTGTTGCTCACCCCGGGGGTATCGAGGGGGTCGAAGCGCAAAAAGTCCACGTTGTTGCCGGTGTAGTACCCCCCCTCCAGGCTCAACCGCGCCCGGTCCCACCGCCACACCAGCGCGGCCTTGCCCCCGTACTGAGCTGCGATGTAGCTGCTGTAGCGGGTGTTGCGCCACAACCCCTCGGCCTCCACCTGGAGCGGGTCGAAGCGCCCGCTCCATCCCAGCCGGAAGCGCCAGGTCTGGCGGTCGCCCCGGTCCGGGTAGTCCACCTCGGTCGAGGACCACACCCCCCCGCTGCCCTGCACGTCGGAAAACCAGATCCGGCTGTAGCCCAGCACCGGCACCAGCTGGGCCTGGCCGAAAGCGAAGCGGAACCCTACCTCCCCTTCCAGGACGTTGCGGGTGAAGGTCTGGCCCAGCCCCTCCCCCCCGTAGCCCTCCCTGCGGTAGGAGAAGTCGCTCGTCAGAAAGCCCTGGCTGCTGAGGCGGGCCTCCACCACCGGGCGGGAAAGCCGCAAGGGGTTCGGGCAGCCCGCCGGGGTGCGCTCCTCGGTCTGGCTGTAGCGCAGCCAGCCCTGGTAGCCCAGCGGCAGGTCCAGCCCCAGCCCGCCCCCCAGCACCTGCCGCTCCAGGGCGCAGTCCGAGGCCATCGCCAGCAGGTAGCCGCTCTCGGCCTTCCCCCCCGCCTCCCGGCCGTACACCGCCGCCAGGGAAAGGCGGCTGAAATCGGCGAAGTTCACCCGCCACTGGCCCTCGACCTGGGCCTCCACCACCGGGCGGGAGAGCCAGGCCGGGAGGTTGGGGCTGGCCAGGAAACCGCTGAGCGAGAGGTAGGTCTGGTCGTCACCGATCCGGTAGCCCAGGCGGTAGCCGTACTCCCCGCCGTTGGCCCACACCGAGCGGGCCTGGAACTCCCCCAGGCGGGCCTCGAGCCCTGCCGCGGTGTACCCCACCCCGCCCCCGGAGTACAGCAACAGGCCGAACTTCTTCCCCTCCCGCTCCCCGCGAATCGACAGCTGCCCCAGCACCCGCTCGCCTCCCACCCGGGGCCCCTCCTCCCCCAGGGCGTAGCCGTACCCCTGCCGCCAGGCCAGCGAGGACTCCAGGCTGAAGCGGGGTCGCTCTGCCTCCTCCAGGGCCCGCAGGCGGGCCTCCTGGGCCTCCATCCGGGCGGCCTGCTCCTTCGCCAGCCGCTCCAGCCGCCCTTGCAGCTCCTCCAGGCGCTTCTGCTGGGCCAGCACCTCCACCGCCAGCTGGGGGTCGCTCCCCGGGGAGGGCGTTTGCCGCACCTCCTCCAGGGCCCGCTTCAGGGCCTCGGTCTCCCGCCGCAAGGCCGCCAGGTCCGAGGCCGCTCCCTGGCCCTGCCGGGCCTGCCCCTCCTCCAGGCGCTGTAGGGCCTGCCCCACCTCGTCGAGCCGGTCGGACAGCCCGCTCAGGCGCTCCAGGGCCAGGGTGCTCTGGTTGAGGGCCTGCGTGGCGGTGAGGGCCACCTCCTCCAGGCGGGCCTTGAGGTCCTCCAGCGCAGCCGGATCCAGCCCCGCCTGGCGGGCCTCCAGCAAGGCCAGCTTGCGCTCGATCTCCGCCAGGTCGCCCCGCTCGAGCTTGGCCTCCACCGCCACCCCCAGCCGGGCCAGCTCCCCCTGGAGTTCCAGGATGGCCTTGGAGAGAACCTCCAGGTCCTCCTGGCTCACCCGGTCGGCCTCCAGGTGCTGCATCAGCCGGTAGATGAGCAAAGCTGCCTCGTAGCGGGTCAGGGTGCCCTGACCGGCGAAGCGGCCATCCGGGTAGCCACTCAGAAGCCCCTGTTCGGTCAGGCGGCGGATGGCCTCCTGGGCCCAGTGGCCCGCCGGTACGTCGGAAAACTGGGCCAGCGCGGCCCCCCCGAGGACGGTCAGCAACAACAGCAGTCGTCTCATGAGGCTATTATCTCCTATCGAGCGGGAGTATAGCAGGGAAGATGAGAAGTCCCTTCCCCTCTGCCTCCCCCCTTCGCCCGACTCCTATATGATGCGGTTATGCACGCGGTTTCCCAGGCCCGCATCGAGCGCGAGGTCTACCGCAAGGGCCGCTTCGCGGTGCTGGAGGTGGAACTCCAGGGACGGCGGGTACGCCTGGCCGGAGAACTGCCCCCCCTGCTTCCCGGAAGCTGCATCGAGGGGGTCTTCACCCCCTTCTCCCACCCCCGCTACGGCCTGACCTACCGGGTCGAGGACTTGCGCGAGGTGCGCTCCCTCCCGGAGGCCCGCGCCTGGCTGGCCGAACGGCTGAACTTGCAGAAAGCGCCCGATCCCGCCACCGCCCTCCAGGCCCTGCGCGAAGGACCGGGCGTGCTGGAGGGGCTGACCCCGCCCGCCCTCAAGCGCTGGCTGACCCTGGCCTGGCCCCAGATCCAGGCCGAGTGGCGGCTGGTGCAGCGGGGGCTTTCCCCCGAGTCGGCCCGCCTGCTGTGGCGCGTCCCGCCGGATTCCCTCGAGGCCAACCCCTACCCCTACCTGCTGGAGGGGCTGACCCGCGCTGAGGCCGACCACCTGGCCCGGCGTCACGGGCGGGAGGGGCTGGCCCCCCAGGGCCAGATCCTGGAGGAACTGCTGGAGCAGGCCCGCCAGGGGCACACCTTCCCCCCCTACCCGCACCCCCTGCCCGAGGCGGCCCGGCCCTTGCTCGACACCCTCCTCTACCGGGAGCCGGGCCGGTTGGGCCTGACCCGCTACGTCCAAGCCGAGCAGGCCATCGCCCGCTTCTTTCGCCGCCGCCCGGCCCCGTTGCGCCTGGCTCCCCCGCCAGCGGGCCTGACCCAGGAGCAGCGCCAGTTGTGGCCCCGGGTGGAAGAGGGTCACGCCCTCCTCACCGGCGGCCCCGGCACCGGCAAGAGCTACACCTGCGCGGCCTTGCTGGAAGCCGCCCACCGGGCCCGGCTGGAGGTCGTCCTGCTGGCCCCTACCGGCAAAGCCGCGGTGCGGCTGAGCGAGCTGGCCGACCACCAGGCCCACACCATTCACGCCCGGCTGGGCTGGGACGGGGAGCGCTTCGCCCACGGCCCGCACCACCCCCTCAGCGCCGACCTGGTGGTGGTGGACGAGGCCAGCATGGCCGACGTGGAACTGCTGGCCGCCCTGGTCGCAGCCCTTTCCCCCCACACCCACCTGCTGCTGGTGGGCGACGCCGACCAGCTCCCCCCGGTGGGCCCCGGCGCTCCCTTTCAGGACCTGTTGCGAGGCCCCACCCCCCAGGTGCGCCTGACCCAGCTTCAGCGGCGGGCGCGGGAGCACCCCGTGACCCGGCTCTCCTACCAGTTCCGCGCGGGCCAGCTGGAACCCCCCCACAGCGAAGAGGGGCTGTCCTGGCGGCTGGGGGAGACTTCGCAGGTGCTCCAGTGGCTCCTGGAGGACACCCAGCGGCTGTGGGGAAAGACCCGCTTCCAGGTGCTGGCCCCGGTCTACCGCGGCCCGCTGGGCATCGAGGCCCTCAACCGGGTCCTCAAGGAGCGGCTCAATCCCGGCGGCTACCCGGACTGGCGGCTGGGCGGCCTCCCGGTGGCCCCCGGGGATCCCCTGATCCAGCTGCGCAACGACTACGCGCTGGGCCTGGCCAACGGGCAGCTGATGGAGGTGCAGTCGGCGGACGCCCAGAGCCTGCTGGTGCGCCTCGACGACGGCAGCTACAAGCCCATCCCCCGCTCCCAGAGCCGCCACCTGCGCCACGCCTTCGCCATCAGCATCCACCGTTCCCAGGGCAGCCAGTGGCCCTGCGTGCTGCTGGTGGTGTCCCGCGAGCACGGCGCGTTCGTCAACCGGGAGATGCTCTACACCGGGCTCACCCGCAGCCAGCACAGCGCCATCCTCTACGGCCAGCTCGAGGCCTACCGCGACGCGCTGGCCCGCCGGGCCAGCGGACGTCAGACCTGGCTCAGCCAGGGAGGTTCCCATGACCGTATCCCGTGATCTGCTCCACGCCCTGCTCTCCCCCACCCCCCCTACCCACAGCCGGGCCGTCCTGGAAGAGGCCATCCTGCTGGCCCTGGCCGCAGGGGACCACAACGCCGCCCACATCCTGCTGCTGGCCCTGGAACACCTCAAACCCCGCCAGCGCTGGCAGGTGGCGGCCCAGCTGGAGGCGCAGCACATGGGCCTGTCCCCCCAGGAGGCCATCCAGCTGGCCTTGGGCGAGGCCCGCCGCTACCTGGGCGGGCGCAGCTACCGCCGCTATGCCTCCCGGCGCTTTCGCAAGGGACTATCGGAATACTTGGCCAGCCTGCCGCTGGAGGAGGAACAGCGGATGCGCAGCTACCGCAGCATCTGCAAGCTGACCACCGCCGAGATTCACCTGGCCGAGCGCGTCCTGGCCCGCTGCAAGAAGCGCTGGAAAAACCCCCTCACCGCCTACCGGGCCTTCGACACCTTTCTGCTGGCCCTCTTAGAGGCCCACCACCGAGGCTGATATACTGGTAAGCGATAGGAGGTTGGAGATGAACGAGGAGAAAGCAAGAGAGATGGCCCGCTCCATCATCGCCGAGGTGAAGGAGGAAATCGCCCGACTGACCGCCCGGGTGCGCACCGGAGTGGTGCCCGACCTGGAGAGGCTGACCCAGGCCCTCCAAACCTACCGCGCGGGTCGCTACGTGACCCACCCCGCGGTGTGGCCGAAGGGGAAGTACAGCTACGACTACACCCTGGTCGAGGTGGCGTGGCAGGACGAGGAGTGGACAGTCGCCGTCTCCCGCAGCAGCACCGTGATACCCCTGTCGCGGACGGAGGGTGTCTTCCCCCCACCAACGGCGGACTACCTGGTCCGCCGGGACGGGAACCTCGTCATGAAGGACAAGCTTCTGCGCAAAGACCCCGAGAGCGGGGTCTACCTCTGCGGGGACTACCACCCCCCGCAGGAGATCCTCCAGGTGGCCGCCGCCGGTCCGTACCGGGTGGAGGTCTACAGGACGGTCGTCAACGTCCGCCCGGACACCCACCCCCTGGTCCTTTGCCACAACGAACCCGACCGCAGGGTCAAGCTTCGCCACGGGAGGCAGGAGGCCAGGGTCTCTCTCGAGGGGGGCCAGCTGCTCTCGCAGTTCGTCCTCTGGCGGATGCTGGAGTAGGCACAAAAAAACCGAGGCCCCATCGGGGCCTCTTCTCTTTCTGTGCCTAGGCGGCCATTCGGGCCTTGAGCGTCGCGGCCAGAGCGTCCAGGGCGCCCTGGTCCACCTCCTCCCCCGCCAAAAAGCGGTCGAGGGTGGAAAGCTCCTCGGGCCTGAGCCCCAGCCGGGCTTTCTCCAGGGCCTCCTCCAGGTCCGCCAGCACCTCCTCTTCCGAGGCCACCATGTCCTCCAGCTGGGTA from Allomeiothermus silvanus DSM 9946 includes:
- a CDS encoding RDD family protein: MYLAYFVLPTACSGQTLGKRLMGIKVINAQGRAPGYGPAAMREVLGKILSALPLYLGYLVAVFHPEKRALHDLIGGTWVVVARSPAPVLSETPESPR
- a CDS encoding S-layer homology domain-containing protein, which produces MRRLLLLLTVLGGAALAQFSDVPAGHWAQEAIRRLTEQGLLSGYPDGRFAGQGTLTRYEAALLIYRLMQHLEADRVSQEDLEVLSKAILELQGELARLGVAVEAKLERGDLAEIERKLALLEARQAGLDPAALEDLKARLEEVALTATQALNQSTLALERLSGLSDRLDEVGQALQRLEEGQARQGQGAASDLAALRRETEALKRALEEVRQTPSPGSDPQLAVEVLAQQKRLEELQGRLERLAKEQAARMEAQEARLRALEEAERPRFSLESSLAWRQGYGYALGEEGPRVGGERVLGQLSIRGEREGKKFGLLLYSGGGVGYTAAGLEARLGEFQARSVWANGGEYGYRLGYRIGDDQTYLSLSGFLASPNLPAWLSRPVVEAQVEGQWRVNFADFSRLSLAAVYGREAGGKAESGYLLAMASDCALERQVLGGGLGLDLPLGYQGWLRYSQTEERTPAGCPNPLRLSRPVVEARLSSQGFLTSDFSYRREGYGGEGLGQTFTRNVLEGEVGFRFAFGQAQLVPVLGYSRIWFSDVQGSGGVWSSTEVDYPDRGDRQTWRFRLGWSGRFDPLQVEAEGLWRNTRYSSYIAAQYGGKAALVWRWDRARLSLEGGYYTGNNVDFLRFDPLDTPGVSNSLGWVGLRLGWESGEVSYGSDSAGGVRFGLRYGLQF
- a CDS encoding ATP-dependent DNA helicase — its product is MHAVSQARIEREVYRKGRFAVLEVELQGRRVRLAGELPPLLPGSCIEGVFTPFSHPRYGLTYRVEDLREVRSLPEARAWLAERLNLQKAPDPATALQALREGPGVLEGLTPPALKRWLTLAWPQIQAEWRLVQRGLSPESARLLWRVPPDSLEANPYPYLLEGLTRAEADHLARRHGREGLAPQGQILEELLEQARQGHTFPPYPHPLPEAARPLLDTLLYREPGRLGLTRYVQAEQAIARFFRRRPAPLRLAPPPAGLTQEQRQLWPRVEEGHALLTGGPGTGKSYTCAALLEAAHRARLEVVLLAPTGKAAVRLSELADHQAHTIHARLGWDGERFAHGPHHPLSADLVVVDEASMADVELLAALVAALSPHTHLLLVGDADQLPPVGPGAPFQDLLRGPTPQVRLTQLQRRAREHPVTRLSYQFRAGQLEPPHSEEGLSWRLGETSQVLQWLLEDTQRLWGKTRFQVLAPVYRGPLGIEALNRVLKERLNPGGYPDWRLGGLPVAPGDPLIQLRNDYALGLANGQLMEVQSADAQSLLVRLDDGSYKPIPRSQSRHLRHAFAISIHRSQGSQWPCVLLVVSREHGAFVNREMLYTGLTRSQHSAILYGQLEAYRDALARRASGRQTWLSQGGSHDRIP